In one Rugosibacter aromaticivorans genomic region, the following are encoded:
- a CDS encoding UDP-2,3-diacylglucosamine diphosphatase: MMKVRTIFLSDIHLGTRGCQAERLLEFLRTHEAEQLFLVGDIIDFWAMKRSIHWTPAQNTVVQKILRRARHGEQVMLIPGNHDEALREYHNVAFGDILVANEHVHIAADGRRYLVIHGDEFDQVTRHHRWLAVLGDVGYNLLVRANVWVAWLRRTFGIADYWSLAGYAKRRVKRAVSFIFDFEDAVMHAVRERGLDGVICGHIHSAAIKDVEGMTYINCGDWVDSCTAIVEHMDGRMELLHSWQPVAMQAANDEGEQDFATLASK, translated from the coding sequence ATGATGAAAGTCCGCACTATTTTTCTTTCCGACATCCACCTGGGCACGCGCGGCTGCCAGGCCGAACGGCTACTTGAATTTCTGCGCACCCACGAAGCGGAACAACTGTTCCTCGTCGGCGACATCATCGACTTCTGGGCCATGAAGCGCAGCATCCACTGGACGCCAGCACAAAATACCGTGGTCCAGAAAATTCTGCGCCGCGCACGGCATGGCGAGCAGGTGATGCTGATTCCCGGCAATCACGACGAAGCTCTGCGCGAATACCACAACGTCGCATTCGGCGATATTCTGGTCGCCAACGAGCATGTCCATATCGCCGCCGATGGCCGCCGTTATCTGGTGATTCATGGCGACGAATTCGATCAGGTCACCCGTCACCACCGCTGGCTGGCCGTACTCGGCGATGTCGGCTACAACCTGCTGGTGCGTGCGAATGTGTGGGTTGCCTGGCTGCGGCGCACTTTCGGCATTGCCGACTACTGGTCGCTCGCCGGCTACGCCAAGCGCCGCGTCAAGCGTGCGGTTTCCTTCATTTTCGATTTTGAAGATGCCGTTATGCACGCCGTGCGCGAACGCGGCCTGGATGGCGTGATCTGCGGTCACATCCATAGCGCCGCCATCAAGGATGTCGAGGGCATGACCTACATCAACTGCGGCGACTGGGTCGATAGCTGCACCGCCATCGTCGAACATATGGATGGCCGCATGGAGCTGCTGCATAGCTGGCAACCCGTCGCCATGCAAGCGGCCAATGACGAAGGTGAACAAGATTTCGCCACGCTCGCATCCAAATAA
- the ftsH gene encoding ATP-dependent zinc metalloprotease FtsH, producing the protein MNNMVKNLLIWLVVGVVLMTVFNQFNSHQAAQNTLEYSQFLNEVKQGRITKVVIQGRTLEATTTDGKRIISYAPQDLWMVSDLLKNNVAVVAKPEEEQSFLMSILVSWFPMLLLIGVWVYFMRQMQGGGKGGALSFGKSKARLMDESTNVITFADVAGCDEAKEEVSELVDFLRDPTKFQKLGGRIPRGVLLVGSPGTGKTLLAKAIAGEAKVPFFSISGSDFVEMFVGVGASRVRDMFEQAKKTAPCIVFIDEIDAVGRQRGAGLGGGNDEREQTLNQLLVEMDGFEGSAGVIVIAATNRPDVLDPALLRPGRFDRQVVVPLPDIRGREQIIKVHMRKVPVAPDVDASVLARGCPGFSGADLANLVNEAALFAARSNKRLVDMEDFERAKDKIMMGAERRSMIMQEEERRNTAYHESGHAVVAMLLPKTDPVHKVSIMPRGRALGITMQLPEEDRFSQDKERLLCTVTVLFGGRIAEELFMHQMTTGASNDFQRATDLARRMVTQWGMSDVLGPMVYGEEEGEVFLGRSVTTHKNMSEATMQTVDKEIRRILDEQYALARRLLDENRDKVEAMTAALLEWETIDAEQVKDIMAGKPPRAPKVDGGGAADGASTATAPA; encoded by the coding sequence GTGAATAATATGGTCAAAAATTTATTGATCTGGTTGGTCGTTGGCGTCGTGCTGATGACGGTGTTTAACCAGTTCAATTCGCACCAGGCGGCCCAGAATACGCTGGAGTACTCGCAATTTCTCAATGAGGTAAAGCAGGGGCGCATTACCAAGGTCGTTATTCAGGGGCGTACGTTAGAAGCCACTACGACGGATGGCAAACGTATCATTTCGTACGCTCCACAGGATTTGTGGATGGTGTCTGATCTGCTGAAAAACAACGTGGCTGTTGTTGCCAAACCCGAGGAAGAGCAGTCTTTCTTGATGAGTATTCTGGTCTCATGGTTCCCGATGCTGTTGCTGATTGGCGTTTGGGTGTATTTCATGCGGCAGATGCAAGGCGGAGGTAAAGGCGGTGCACTGTCATTTGGCAAGAGCAAAGCGCGGTTGATGGATGAATCCACCAACGTGATTACGTTTGCCGATGTGGCGGGGTGCGATGAGGCGAAAGAAGAAGTCTCCGAGCTCGTTGATTTTTTACGTGACCCGACAAAATTCCAGAAGCTTGGCGGGCGTATTCCGCGCGGTGTTCTGCTAGTGGGCAGTCCTGGGACAGGGAAGACCCTGCTGGCAAAAGCTATTGCAGGAGAAGCTAAAGTCCCGTTCTTTTCTATCTCTGGTTCGGACTTCGTGGAAATGTTTGTTGGTGTGGGTGCATCGCGTGTGCGCGACATGTTCGAGCAAGCCAAAAAAACTGCGCCATGCATTGTGTTTATCGATGAAATTGATGCCGTGGGGCGTCAGCGCGGAGCAGGCTTGGGTGGTGGTAATGATGAACGCGAGCAAACCTTGAACCAGTTGTTGGTCGAGATGGATGGCTTTGAGGGTTCTGCTGGAGTGATTGTGATTGCGGCAACCAATCGGCCTGATGTATTGGATCCCGCATTGCTGCGCCCTGGCCGTTTTGATCGGCAGGTGGTCGTGCCTTTGCCAGATATTCGCGGACGTGAGCAGATTATCAAAGTGCATATGCGTAAGGTGCCGGTGGCACCCGATGTCGATGCCTCGGTGCTGGCGCGAGGCTGCCCCGGATTTTCGGGCGCTGATTTGGCGAATCTGGTTAATGAAGCCGCGCTGTTTGCCGCCCGCAGCAACAAGCGGCTAGTGGATATGGAAGATTTTGAGCGCGCCAAGGATAAGATCATGATGGGTGCGGAGCGCCGATCCATGATCATGCAGGAAGAAGAGCGCAGGAATACGGCGTACCATGAATCAGGCCATGCGGTTGTGGCCATGCTGCTGCCGAAAACAGACCCGGTGCATAAAGTCAGCATCATGCCGCGCGGGCGCGCCTTGGGTATTACCATGCAGCTGCCGGAAGAAGATCGGTTTAGCCAGGATAAAGAGCGCTTGCTCTGCACGGTGACAGTCCTGTTTGGCGGCCGTATTGCTGAAGAACTGTTCATGCATCAAATGACCACAGGCGCTTCCAACGATTTTCAGCGTGCTACGGATTTGGCTCGCCGGATGGTGACGCAATGGGGTATGTCAGATGTTCTTGGCCCCATGGTTTATGGCGAAGAAGAAGGCGAAGTGTTCTTGGGCCGGTCAGTCACTACGCACAAAAACATGTCCGAAGCCACCATGCAGACAGTAGATAAAGAAATTCGTCGCATTCTGGATGAACAATACGCTTTGGCGCGCCGCTTGCTGGATGAAAACCGCGACAAAGTCGAGGCCATGACCGCTGCATTATTGGAATGGGAAACCATTGACGCCGAGCAGGTCAAAGACATCATGGCCGGCAAACCTCCTCGTGCGCCCAAAGTGGATGGCGGAGGCGCCGCAGATGGAGCTTCGACAGCGACAGCACCGGCCTGA
- the greA gene encoding transcription elongation factor GreA produces MSGKFPITLHGAELLRIELHRLKTVERPSVIAAIAEARSHGDLSENAEYDAAKERQGFIEGRIGEVEGKLGNAQIIDPASLDADGRVVFGATVELEDVNSGQTVIYQIVGDDESDIKSGKISFSSPVARALIGKFSGDAVEVQTPGGVREYEILDVKYI; encoded by the coding sequence ATGAGCGGTAAATTCCCGATTACCCTTCATGGGGCTGAGTTGTTAAGAATTGAGCTGCATCGCCTGAAAACGGTTGAGCGGCCATCGGTCATTGCGGCGATTGCCGAGGCGCGGTCGCATGGTGATTTATCTGAAAACGCCGAGTATGACGCAGCCAAAGAACGGCAAGGCTTTATTGAGGGGCGTATTGGTGAAGTTGAAGGCAAGCTGGGTAACGCGCAGATTATTGATCCTGCCTCACTTGATGCCGACGGCCGCGTCGTTTTTGGTGCGACGGTTGAGCTAGAAGACGTGAACAGCGGACAAACTGTGATTTACCAAATTGTCGGCGATGATGAATCCGATATCAAATCGGGAAAAATTTCGTTTAGCTCGCCTGTGGCTCGGGCACTAATCGGCAAGTTCAGCGGCGATGCGGTGGAAGTTCAAACACCGGGTGGCGTGCGTGAATATGAAATTCTCGATGTCAAATACATTTGA
- a CDS encoding RlmE family RNA methyltransferase: protein MKRNKKNKAWMMEHVTDTYVQRARSEGWRSRAAFKLIEIDEHDKLLRPGMTVVDLGSAPGSWSQVASRRILPGGRLIALDILPMDSLHGVDFIQGDFREGDVLHALEEKLEGRKVDLVLSDMAPNMSGIELVDQSRVMLLAELTLDFCGKNLKPGGQMLVKVFQGVGSMELRAAILKMFQTVQVRKPAASRGRSAENFLLAQGKR, encoded by the coding sequence ATCAAACGTAATAAAAAGAATAAAGCCTGGATGATGGAGCACGTCACAGACACTTATGTGCAACGCGCAAGGTCTGAGGGATGGCGTTCGCGCGCGGCATTCAAGCTTATTGAAATTGATGAGCACGACAAGCTGTTACGGCCAGGGATGACGGTGGTTGATCTTGGTTCGGCGCCGGGTAGCTGGTCACAAGTGGCTTCCAGACGTATCCTGCCTGGCGGGCGGCTCATTGCGCTGGATATTTTGCCCATGGATAGTTTGCATGGTGTTGACTTTATTCAGGGGGATTTTCGTGAAGGTGACGTGCTGCACGCGTTAGAAGAAAAGCTGGAAGGCCGCAAGGTAGACCTTGTACTTTCAGATATGGCCCCCAATATGTCAGGCATTGAGTTGGTTGATCAATCGCGCGTCATGCTGCTAGCAGAGCTGACACTGGATTTTTGTGGGAAAAATTTGAAACCTGGCGGCCAGATGCTGGTAAAAGTGTTTCAAGGGGTAGGGTCTATGGAGTTGCGTGCCGCAATATTGAAAATGTTCCAAACGGTTCAGGTCAGAAAGCCAGCCGCTTCGCGTGGTCGTAGTGCGGAGAATTTTTTGTTGGCGCAAGGCAAGCGCTAA
- a CDS encoding DUF4149 domain-containing protein, with amino-acid sequence MRIATAIYTIVIAIWLGSQMAVGYIAAPVLFSRLTDRTLAGELAGAMFSVMAWLSLAFGAYLLLYLMTTQGARAFRSSVFWLVTVMLGITIISHFGIQPVMAQLKHDAHPLPVMESAFHDRFAMWHGVSSGLYLLQTIFGLVLVIVQNRGRRL; translated from the coding sequence ATGCGCATAGCAACCGCGATATACACCATCGTCATCGCCATCTGGCTGGGCAGTCAGATGGCTGTTGGCTATATCGCTGCACCTGTTTTGTTTTCACGACTCACTGACCGTACGCTGGCTGGGGAGTTAGCCGGTGCCATGTTTTCTGTGATGGCCTGGTTAAGTCTGGCCTTTGGCGCCTATCTTTTGCTGTATTTAATGACAACACAGGGTGCGCGTGCTTTTCGCTCGAGTGTGTTCTGGTTGGTGACAGTGATGCTGGGCATTACGATCATTAGCCACTTTGGAATTCAGCCGGTGATGGCGCAGTTAAAACATGATGCGCACCCCCTGCCGGTGATGGAAAGCGCTTTTCATGATCGCTTTGCGATGTGGCATGGAGTTTCTAGCGGCCTATATCTGCTCCAGACGATTTTTGGCTTGGTGCTGGTCATTGTGCAAAATCGTGGCAGAAGGCTTTAG
- a CDS encoding GGDEF domain-containing protein produces MSNLFMPLEFPDATCCTVPGNAQILTEFVELISARRLHGVFQPILDMHSGKYFAFEGLIRGPLGSSLHSPQALFDCARQLNMTCQFEHLCREIVMADYAQLKLPGKLFINASIPCLTDINFRQDGDLPHLQALGMTPGQVVIEITENHLVSDFSALHDVLADYRSFGFDLAMDDLGEGFSNLRMWSEVRPAFVKIDRHFITGIADDPLKFQLVRAMHQIAETCGSELIAEGIETEAEFTTIRDLGIRFAQGYLIARPSAEPLAQPIDCINQLRTSARIIIFPQQETNNAGYVPIRQLLRAMDTISPDIENDEVYARFEREPKLLSLPVVKEGKPLGMINRYTVIDHFARPYRRELYGKKPCHTLMNDAILAVEHTDSIQEVARRLSSDERDHFLDYFIIVRDGRYLGVGSSRELMNMITNMQMKAARYANPLTQLPGNVPINEHIERLLASKTPFVACYADLDAFKPYNDIYGFRRGDDVILMLAKTLGEVADARDDFLGHIGGDDFMLLFQSADWEARCRQALALFDSRIGHLIEHEHQAAGGFTAENRRGEKVFTPLTSLSLGCLVASPGTYHSHHEIAAGVTEAKRQAKKTSGSSLFVERRTLHGLADDSSNRLGLLGNDSSITAFDHHAQ; encoded by the coding sequence ATGTCAAATCTCTTTATGCCTCTGGAATTTCCTGATGCCACTTGCTGCACTGTCCCAGGTAATGCGCAAATCCTCACCGAATTTGTCGAACTCATCTCTGCGCGACGCTTGCATGGTGTTTTCCAACCCATTCTCGACATGCATTCTGGCAAATACTTCGCATTCGAAGGGCTGATTCGCGGCCCGCTGGGTTCGTCCCTGCATTCTCCACAAGCGCTGTTTGATTGCGCAAGGCAACTCAACATGACTTGCCAGTTTGAACACCTGTGCCGCGAAATCGTGATGGCAGACTACGCCCAGCTCAAACTGCCGGGCAAGCTGTTCATCAATGCCAGCATTCCCTGCCTGACTGACATCAATTTTCGCCAGGATGGTGACCTGCCCCATCTGCAAGCGCTGGGCATGACACCCGGGCAAGTCGTTATCGAAATCACCGAAAACCATCTGGTCAGTGATTTTTCAGCACTGCATGACGTGCTGGCCGATTACCGCAGCTTCGGTTTTGACCTGGCGATGGACGACCTTGGCGAAGGATTTTCCAACCTGCGCATGTGGTCTGAAGTCCGTCCGGCCTTCGTCAAGATTGACCGCCACTTCATCACCGGCATCGCCGATGACCCGTTGAAATTCCAGTTGGTGCGCGCGATGCACCAGATTGCCGAGACCTGTGGTTCGGAGCTGATTGCCGAAGGCATCGAAACCGAAGCGGAATTCACCACCATCCGCGACCTGGGCATCCGCTTTGCCCAGGGCTACCTGATCGCACGTCCATCTGCCGAACCGCTTGCCCAGCCGATTGACTGCATCAATCAATTGCGCACCAGCGCACGCATCATTATTTTTCCCCAGCAGGAAACAAATAATGCAGGCTATGTACCGATCCGGCAGCTTTTGCGCGCCATGGATACCATATCGCCAGATATCGAAAATGATGAGGTCTATGCACGTTTCGAGCGGGAGCCCAAACTCTTGTCACTGCCTGTCGTCAAAGAGGGCAAACCGCTGGGCATGATCAACCGCTATACCGTCATCGACCATTTTGCCCGTCCCTACCGCCGCGAGTTGTATGGCAAGAAGCCATGCCATACATTGATGAACGACGCGATACTGGCCGTTGAGCACACGGACAGCATCCAGGAAGTGGCGCGTCGCTTGAGCAGCGACGAGCGGGACCATTTCCTGGATTACTTCATCATCGTCCGCGATGGCCGCTATCTTGGCGTGGGTTCCAGCCGCGAACTGATGAACATGATCACCAACATGCAGATGAAGGCCGCGCGCTATGCCAACCCGCTGACCCAGCTGCCCGGCAATGTGCCCATCAATGAACACATCGAACGCCTGCTGGCGAGCAAGACGCCGTTCGTTGCCTGCTATGCCGACCTGGACGCCTTCAAGCCATACAACGATATCTATGGTTTCCGCCGCGGCGATGACGTGATCCTGATGTTGGCGAAAACCCTAGGTGAAGTGGCTGATGCCCGTGATGATTTTCTCGGCCATATCGGTGGCGATGACTTCATGCTGCTGTTCCAGAGCGCTGACTGGGAGGCGCGCTGCCGGCAGGCGCTGGCGCTATTCGACAGCCGCATCGGCCACCTGATTGAACACGAGCATCAGGCCGCCGGGGGCTTCACTGCGGAAAACCGGCGCGGCGAAAAAGTGTTCACCCCGCTGACATCGCTCTCTCTAGGCTGCCTGGTGGCCAGCCCCGGAACCTACCATTCACACCACGAAATCGCAGCGGGTGTCACCGAAGCCAAACGCCAGGCGAAAAAAACATCCGGCTCAAGCTTGTTTGTCGAGCGCCGGACTCTCCATGGCCTGGCGGATGACAGCAGCAATCGCCTCGGCTTGCTGGGTAACGACAGCAGCATCACGGCCTTCGACCATCACGCGCAATAG
- the folP gene encoding dihydropteroate synthase, translating to MITSSTLHCGRYLLDMQRPRIMGIVNLTDDSFSGDGWRGRADAAIAHGLQLVAEGAHILDLGAESSRPGAQPVSVQQEVDRLLPVLQGLVECGVPLSVDTVKPDVMRTALAAGADMINDIYALRAPGALELLATGNAGVCLMHMQGMPQSMQQNPHYDHVVHDVADFLVARVAAAQHAGIAVNRLCIDPGFGFGKTIEHNLQLLHHLEALTTLGLPVLVGLSRKSVLGALTGRVPAERVSAGIAAHMLAIVRGARILRVHDVAATRDALAVFEAVENAQ from the coding sequence ATGATTACCAGTAGCACGCTACACTGCGGCCGTTATTTGCTGGACATGCAGCGCCCGCGGATCATGGGGATTGTTAACCTGACCGATGATTCTTTTTCCGGCGATGGGTGGCGCGGTCGCGCCGATGCCGCCATTGCGCATGGCTTGCAGCTGGTAGCCGAGGGCGCGCATATCCTTGATCTTGGTGCTGAATCCTCCCGCCCAGGCGCGCAGCCGGTGTCAGTGCAACAAGAAGTTGATCGTCTATTGCCCGTGTTGCAGGGTTTGGTTGAGTGTGGCGTGCCACTTTCTGTCGATACCGTTAAACCCGATGTCATGCGCACAGCCCTGGCTGCGGGTGCGGACATGATTAATGATATTTACGCCTTACGTGCGCCGGGTGCTCTTGAATTGCTGGCGACGGGTAATGCCGGTGTCTGCCTGATGCACATGCAAGGCATGCCGCAAAGCATGCAACAAAACCCTCATTACGACCACGTGGTACACGATGTGGCTGATTTTCTCGTGGCTCGTGTCGCTGCGGCACAGCACGCTGGCATTGCTGTTAACCGGCTATGTATTGATCCTGGTTTTGGTTTTGGTAAAACGATTGAACACAATTTGCAATTGCTACACCATCTGGAAGCTCTCACCACCTTGGGATTGCCTGTTCTGGTGGGGTTGTCGCGCAAGTCAGTGCTGGGGGCTTTAACTGGCCGTGTGCCGGCAGAGCGTGTATCCGCTGGCATTGCTGCGCATATGTTGGCTATAGTACGAGGAGCGCGTATTTTGCGGGTGCATGATGTTGCCGCTACCCGGGACGCGTTGGCGGTATTTGAAGCTGTGGAGAATGCACAATGA
- a CDS encoding YhbY family RNA-binding protein, which produces MTELNPTQRRALRAAAHHLNPVVSISQKGLAPTVLAEIDRCLKVHELIKVRLYGIERGNRPALFDEICNSLDCAQVQHIGNLFVLWRERPVDEDTEKSALPTRRTGKMGTKKQEAARNESSRKRKG; this is translated from the coding sequence ATGACTGAATTAAACCCTACCCAGCGACGCGCACTTCGCGCTGCCGCACACCACTTAAATCCTGTTGTTTCGATCAGCCAAAAGGGACTTGCGCCTACTGTTTTAGCAGAAATTGATCGCTGCCTGAAGGTCCATGAACTCATTAAAGTACGGCTTTACGGGATCGAACGCGGTAATCGCCCTGCACTGTTCGACGAAATCTGTAACTCGCTGGACTGTGCCCAAGTGCAACACATTGGCAATCTGTTCGTGCTCTGGCGCGAAAGGCCAGTCGATGAGGATACTGAAAAGTCGGCGCTACCAACACGGCGCACAGGAAAAATGGGCACAAAAAAACAGGAAGCGGCACGTAACGAATCGAGCAGAAAGCGAAAAGGCTAA
- the glmM gene encoding phosphoglucosamine mutase, translating into MSRKYFGTDGVRGRVGKAPITPDFVMRLGYAAGIVLAADDAHAVEHPAVLIGKDTRISGYMLEAALEAGFAAAGVDVMLCGPMPTPAVAYLTRALRLQAGVVISASHNPYDDNGIKFFSAQGTKLPDAVELAIEAQLEQPMRCMESARLGKARRVDDAAGRYIEFCKSTFPNDLDLRGMKIVVDSAHGAAYHVASKVFHELGAEIVGVGDTPNGLNINDNVGATTPQAMRDAVLSSKADCGIALDGDGDRLVMVDAAGEIYDGDRLLYLIARHRMHSAPVSGVGGTLMSNLGFEHALARFNIPLGRAKVGDRYVLEMMQEHGWMLGGENSGHIICLDRHTTGDGIVAALQVLSALRARKESLKEACADLVLYPQKLINIRLSAGFDWAHDAGIQAAVESAEASLAGTGRVLLRPSGTEPLLRVMVEGRDAAVVTQQAEAIAAVIRQAMESPALDKQA; encoded by the coding sequence ATGAGTCGAAAGTATTTTGGAACCGATGGTGTTCGCGGACGGGTAGGTAAAGCACCGATTACGCCTGATTTTGTCATGCGCTTAGGTTATGCCGCAGGGATCGTTTTAGCCGCGGATGATGCCCATGCGGTTGAACATCCGGCGGTATTGATCGGCAAAGACACACGTATTTCCGGCTATATGCTGGAAGCGGCGCTGGAAGCGGGTTTCGCTGCCGCAGGAGTGGATGTCATGCTGTGCGGCCCGATGCCGACCCCGGCGGTAGCTTATCTCACGCGCGCACTGCGCTTGCAGGCGGGAGTGGTTATTTCCGCCTCGCATAATCCGTATGACGATAACGGCATCAAGTTTTTTTCCGCGCAAGGCACCAAATTGCCGGACGCCGTAGAACTGGCGATTGAAGCCCAGCTTGAGCAGCCCATGCGCTGCATGGAATCGGCGCGGCTGGGCAAGGCGCGTCGCGTGGATGATGCGGCGGGGCGCTATATTGAATTTTGCAAGAGCACCTTTCCCAACGATCTCGATTTGCGCGGCATGAAGATTGTGGTCGATAGCGCGCATGGCGCGGCGTATCACGTTGCCTCCAAGGTGTTTCACGAACTTGGTGCGGAAATAGTCGGCGTTGGTGACACGCCGAATGGGCTGAATATCAACGACAACGTCGGCGCCACCACTCCACAAGCCATGCGCGATGCGGTGTTGTCATCAAAAGCCGATTGCGGTATTGCGTTGGATGGCGACGGCGACCGTCTGGTGATGGTGGATGCGGCGGGTGAAATTTACGATGGTGACCGTCTGCTGTATCTCATCGCGCGGCACCGTATGCATTCTGCGCCGGTAAGCGGCGTTGGCGGAACCTTGATGAGCAACCTGGGCTTTGAGCACGCACTCGCGCGCTTTAACATCCCGCTCGGCCGCGCCAAGGTGGGTGACCGTTATGTGCTGGAGATGATGCAGGAGCACGGCTGGATGCTCGGCGGCGAAAATTCGGGCCACATCATCTGTCTTGACCGGCACACCACCGGCGACGGTATTGTCGCCGCGTTGCAAGTGCTCTCGGCCCTGCGCGCGCGCAAAGAGTCTTTGAAAGAAGCCTGTGCCGATCTCGTGCTCTATCCGCAAAAGCTCATCAATATCCGCCTGTCGGCGGGCTTTGACTGGGCACACGATGCGGGCATCCAGGCAGCAGTCGAGTCGGCCGAAGCAAGCCTGGCCGGCACGGGGCGCGTCTTGCTGCGGCCCTCGGGCACCGAGCCGCTATTGCGCGTGATGGTCGAAGGCCGTGATGCTGCTGTCGTTACCCAGCAAGCCGAGGCGATTGCTGCTGTCATCCGCCAGGCCATGGAGAGTCCGGCGCTCGACAAACAAGCTTGA